A stretch of DNA from Triticum dicoccoides isolate Atlit2015 ecotype Zavitan chromosome 2A, WEW_v2.0, whole genome shotgun sequence:
AGAACGATGCCACGACCGGGTTCGGACGAACACCCAACACTGTGTTGTTGTATGTGAAAGTGGCAACGGCGTCGTTCGATGCTGACTTCGTGTAAGCTGCGAGGGCGATGCCGTCGGCGAAGGTCACCTGCACCACTCTCGCTTCGTCGAAATCCTGAAGAATAATGGTGTAGCCAGTGGCTTTGTCATTGAAAAGAACCACGCCAGCCGCACCATGACCCATTAACCTCGAAATGTCAGAATAGCGAGCCATGGGTGTTGTGGACTGACAAACAATTATTTTCCCGGCAACTGAACCGTAATACGCATTCTGGCAGAAACGATGTTCCTCGGAGTAGAAGAGAGGGTATGGCTTTGAGGTTGGCTTTATCGCTGGGGTAAATGCTTCTCCGTCCATGCGCTTGCCGTTGCCGAGATGCACGCCAGCGTCGAATCTCCGGTCCACTGAGCCAGCGGCAACCGTGAGCAACCACGGTGCACTGTTGGAGACCGACCGTGGAGTGGGACCTTTGTTGCCAGCCGCACACACCACAATGATGCCCTTGGATATAGCACTGAACGCACCGATGGCGATGGGGTCCTTATTGAAGCTGACACCGGCGAGACTGCTGAGAGATAGCGAGAGCACGTCCACCCCATCCTTGATGGCCGCATCCAGGCCGGCCAGTACGGCGGATTCTTGGCAGCCCTCGGCGGTGCACACCTTGTACATGGCGatgtgggcacctggagcaatTCCGGAAGCAGTGCCCGTGCCCACGCCATGGTCTGACGCATCGGTGACGAAGTTGCCGGCGGCAGTGGACGAGGTGTGTGTTCCGTGCCCCACGTAATCGTACGAGTCGTCATCTCCAGTAAATGAGTTGGCACCGATGAGCTTGTTGTTGCACCTGACCGCCTTGCACGAGCTCCTCCACCTTGTCGGGGGTGATTGGACACCATGATCGTCGAACGAAGGATGTGTTGCATAGATCCCGGTGTCGAGCAGCCCGATGACCACTCCCTTCCCGTAGCCTGCGTCGCTCCAAAATCCGGTGCCGTTCCTCAGCCCGAGGAACTCCGGCGTGTGCGTGGTCATGAGCTGCAGCGTCCGGTCTGGGAACGCGCGCACGAACCCTGGCTTCTTGGTGACCGCGTCGAGCTCAGCCTCTGTGAGCCTCGCCGCGAAGCCGCTGAACACCTCGATGTAGGAGTGGAGGAGACGCGGCTCCCCAGATTCGCCGATGTGTGAGCTCGGCAAGAAAGTCTCGTACCACCGACGATGCCCCTCTTCGTTGGTACCTGAGGGAGGTGGCTTGACGAGCACAATGTAAGTGCGGTAGGCAGATGCTTGTGTAGCACCCTCATGTACCCTTGCAACAGATGGACCGACATAGCACAGGGACGGTGTAGGAGAGAAGGTGGCGAGCAAGAGAAGTGGTAGTAGTATGATGAGATTTGTCAAGGACGCCATTGCTGGAAGCTAGGCACACCTACACAactgaggaagacgatggcgatggagtGTCTGTCCGGCCAGCACCCGGTGTTCCTCATTTATACATCACGAATGATCAATGTGCTGCAACTTTCATGATGCAGATGTTAATCCCTTGAATATCTTGCAGTAGTAAAGCATACAGTAGCTTTAATATGTGCATGCTGATACACAAATATACGAAATCAATGCACTACTATCGTTTTTCTATCTCCTGCATGAATTATATATATATTACAATATGAGCAGAAATTTCAGAAAATCAATGACTCAAATTTAACATCGTATAATAGATTACCACATGTTTATGATCAGTACTAGTAGTGTATCTACAGAGTTTATGTTGTGGGATATGTGGGGAGAAATGCATGATCTTTTTCGATTTTCGGCATGATCTTGAAGATTATTTCGTGTGGACGCATTTGGACTATTGGTTTAAATTGGAAGATAATTCAGGATTCGAAACCAACAGCTGGTGCTTTATCATGATGTGTTATATATCACCTCACAAATGACAATATCAAAGTGGTGAGAGATCGGGCGATATGTTATATATCGCCTCATAAATGATAATATCGCTACAGATTTAATCTGCTTAACTAGTATGATCAAGCGGCATTGTTCACTCAGTATTAAGGACCCTTCACTCAATCCATCATAATAACGATCCATAATCTGTTTATGTTTTGGGATTCAAATTGTTTACCCTCTAATGAGATGACTGTGTTACTACTCAGGGTGGACGACACGGTCCGGTCCAGCGGTCCGGCTCGTGGCCCGCTCGGCTTGGGCAGGCTCGGTCCTGGCCCGCTGAAAAAATCGGCCGGTCCAAGCTTAGCAAACCAGCCCGACAAAGCTTCGGTCCGGTCCGGGCTTTAACCGAGCCGACCGAGCGGACCGACGAACACGAGCTGTGGCATGGCGAGAGCATGGCGGGGGCATGTcaggacgaggcaggggcgtggcggGGGCGTGCCCAGGGCGTTGCAGGGGCGTGGCGGGGGCGTGTCGAGGTCGTGGCGGGCGCGTGGCGAG
This window harbors:
- the LOC119358932 gene encoding subtilisin-like protease 4, producing MASLTNLIILLPLLLLATFSPTPSLCYVGPSVARVHEGATQASAYRTYIVLVKPPPSGTNEEGHRRWYETFLPSSHIGESGEPRLLHSYIEVFSGFAARLTEAELDAVTKKPGFVRAFPDRTLQLMTTHTPEFLGLRNGTGFWSDAGYGKGVVIGLLDTGIYATHPSFDDHGVQSPPTRWRSSCKAVRCNNKLIGANSFTGDDDSYDYVGHGTHTSSTAAGNFVTDASDHGVGTGTASGIAPGAHIAMYKVCTAEGCQESAVLAGLDAAIKDGVDVLSLSLSSLAGVSFNKDPIAIGAFSAISKGIIVVCAAGNKGPTPRSVSNSAPWLLTVAAGSVDRRFDAGVHLGNGKRMDGEAFTPAIKPTSKPYPLFYSEEHRFCQNAYYGSVAGKIIVCQSTTPMARYSDISRLMGHGAAGVVLFNDKATGYTIILQDFDEARVVQVTFADGIALAAYTKSASNDAVATFTYNNTVLGVRPNPVVASFSSRGPSSVAPGVLKPDILAPGLNILAAWPSPPFKIISGTSMATPHVSGVAALIKSLHPEWSPAAIKSAILTTSDTTNNIGGSILNERHDKASAYDRGAGHVNPARAADPGLVYDLGVTDYAGYICWLLGEEGLVTIVRNSSLTCAKLPKVKDVQLNYPTLTVPLASTPFTVTRTVTNVGPADSTYAAKVNSPSSMTLHVSPKTLVFSKAGEKKTFSVTVSCQGVGASEIFVEGSLSWVSKKHVVRSPIVAIHGVGGHASAPSP